Proteins encoded by one window of Xenopus tropicalis strain Nigerian chromosome 6, UCB_Xtro_10.0, whole genome shotgun sequence:
- the hrh4.f5 gene encoding histamine H3 receptor codes for MKTFTLYDQTGANASAADEYAVVKRQSDGISILLIIFLSLMVVLIVIGNSVVILAFIVDRRLRTRSNFFLLNLSMCDFLVGAVSIPMYIPYRVTGKWLLGKFLCKLWITIDFTITTASAYSVVLISYDRFLSVNNAVVHRSLQNRHRQTALNMILVWILSFLVYGPAVLLWDIITGTSHLQGDSCHAGFLDIWYYTLGASTLDFMCPLLSISFFNLRIYLGIIKRSSKRQNCSMSSSLPFSISNNTVHPLPQTNEKRENMSIYPFTDVKITSSTTQNSERCNMHNINDKLSQDKKAAKSLGILVSVFFLCWTPYSLLASIRAVCHGSIIKTDP; via the exons ATGAAAACTTTCACATTATATGACCAGACAGGAGCTAATGCATCTGCAGCTGATGAATATGCTGTGGTAAAAAGGCAATCAGATGGAATAAGCATCTTGCTAATTATTTTTCTGTCTTTAATGGTGGTGCTTATAGTTATAGGTAACAGTGTTGTTATATTGGCTTTCATTGTGGACAGGAGACTCAGAACTCGCAGTAACTTCTTTCTTTTAAATCTGTCCATgtgtgattttttagtag GAGCCGTCTCTATTCCCATGTATATACCATATAGGGTCACTGGCAAATGGCTGCTTGGAAAATTTCTCTGCAAACTGTGGATAACCATTGACTTCACAATAACAACTGCTTCTGCCTACAGTGTCGTTCTCATCAGTTATGACAGATTTCTTTCTGTTAACAATGCA GTTGTACATCGTTCTCTACAGAATAGACACCGACAGACAGCACTTAATATGATCCTCGTTTGGATACTTTCATTCCTTGTCTATGGACCAGCAGTTCTTCTGTGGGACATCATTACTGGCACCAGTCATCTCCAAGGGGACAGCTGTCATGCTGGGTTTCTTGATATATGGTATTATACTCTTGGTGCATCTACTTTAGATTTCATGTGCCCACTTCTCAGTATTTCATTTTTCAATTTAAGAATCTACCTAGGAATTATAAAACGAAGCTCTAAGAGACAAAATTGTTCCATGTCTAGTTCTTTGCCATTTAGCATATCAAACAATACTGTTCATCCATTACCACAGACAAATGAGAAACGGGAAAATATGTCCATATATCCATTCACGGATGTTAAGATCACTTCATCCACTACCCAGAACTCAGAAAGATGTAACATGCACAATATTAATGATAAACTCTCCCAGGACAAGAAGGCTGCAAAATCTCTTGGAATtttggtttctgttttttttctatgctGGACTCCTTATTCATTGCTTGCGAGTATCCGTGCTGTCTGCCATGG ATCCATTATCAAGACTGATCCATAA